In the Pecten maximus chromosome 5, xPecMax1.1, whole genome shotgun sequence genome, CCAAATATATACTATTAGTGTTGATAACTTACTTGCAAAGTGCAATTTCCATCTTTCTGTAAGAATTCTACAAACTTCGGTACAATTCCTGTTTGTATCACTTCATCTATTGGAGGGTTTGGTTCTGAAACAGAGCAGATCACTTACAGCTTCATACTAGGATTATCATTACAATCATTTTCCATATATTTCCATATAACATAACTTTTCTTGTCGATTCAAAATTGTTATGtacagatttttatttttggaatAAAACTCTTTAAGCTCTAATGACGACATATGGCATTCCTGCTACTTCCCTACATTTAAATTTAGGTCAAGCCCTGGAAAATTAAAACTAATTGAAATTTGTATTGATCTAACTTCAAATCACTGTAAAAGATGGATTTATTGTCCAGAAGATGATTGCCTTTCACCATAATAATGATCAAAATTTCCAGAATAAGATTCTGAGTTGAATATGAAAACTTAAAGTCACATATCCACTTTAATTAACAGGTGAACTGAATCTCAGGTATCATATGTCGTCATTAGGTGTTGGAGGATGCATTGTTCCAGGTGGTAAAGaagtaaacaagaggcccatgggccttaacagtcagttttgaaatattttttttcagttaatttgaccctttttggccccacccataaGCCCCTAgggatcagtcagggccaacatgtgcataccatcaagctgtcatccatatttgataatgttaacaaagttagaatgaattcatAGAGAAATCAAGCAAATGATCGAAAATGTGAtgtccctatataaactatattaaagTGTACCCCTCtccaggggcaaatgtgaaaccccagggtcatgaaattcacaattttggtaaaacaccttaagacacttccatctatgaagagtagCTGATTCTACTTTActtgggtcttgagaagaattatttttgaatttcagttaactttaccctttttggccccacccctcaagcccctggggTCAATCAGTGCCAATATGCACGTACTATTCAACAGACAccccatactgataattctaaccaagttgTATTATTACCAATAGCAATCAGATCAAATAATGCTCAAAagtgttttaattatataaactatagtaaacatTGGGCCCTTTCCAAGGGGAAACACGAGACCCTAGgattatgaaattcacaattttagtaaaagACTTTAAGACTTTTCTATCtgtgaaaagtatttgattcaaCCATAATGgagttgagaagaagatttttttttttttttgttaatttgaccctttttggctaTGTCCCTTAGGCCCATCGGgtgtggggaccatataattcacaattctGATTGACTTTTGGCCATGGGAgtttcctgccaaatttcattgaatttggttcagcggttttggagaagtcaaaaatgtaaattgtttagaGACAGTAAATCTGTAAATGAATACTTAAGTTATCAGTTGGGAACAAAATATCTCTGGAAAAAATTGATTACTATATTGCACCCATATCTTTGATACTGTGccttaattatttcatattgattacTAAATCTAAATGAAATCCCAAAATATGCAGCTTACTCCTGAAATTGCCATTCAAAATTCAACATTTCCTTCCTGAAATGAGACAAAATACCTCGGGGGAAATAATTTATGCTCATTTGCACAGGACACTGAGTCCTATCTGATTTTAGTGTATTACCTCTTGAAAGCAGTTTTCTGAACTTCTGAGTTGCAACTTCTTGCTCTTGTAAATTGTCACTATATAAAACTTGCACCATTTCTTGAGTTATTCCACCCTGGAGAAAAACATATCAATTCTTATTTAAATATAGCTGACTGTGTTGCTTGCTTACACTCTTAACTAAATAATAACAGTTGGACTGCCATATAACTTTATCTACATTCAGAATatgcaatatatgtatatcaaaattaaaacttgAGTCCTGGTTGCAAGGCTGACATAATAGTACATGTAGCTAGTATGCTCCCTACAAAATTCAGACATAAATAGAAAACGGGAAAGACACTGGTTGCATTTAGACATTCTGTtaaatatgatatgcataattTCAAAATACTAATTGTAGGTAATTTGTCAATGTTAAGCAGTAATGTAAAGGATTTGCCGTAGCAATGCAGTGCTTTGACATCAATAACATTGTCAGGTTTCAATAACCAGTAAActaaatataacaatgaagaAAACTTTGCACAACAGAAGAATACAGTTCAACTGGGATTTGTTAGTATATAAAGAGTATAAATTTGATTATAAATCCTAAATTGATTTCTTAAAAGGTATCTAGCCTCAATTGTCTGTATAGCTGCCTTTTTAtgattaaaatacatatctgGAAAAGCAGTACTACCCTTATATTTAACTCAGTGaggaaaatagaaataaatgaCTGGCTAGTTACACACTAAGATGATGACAAAGCAGATTTAAACCACGATCTTTGTATCAGGAACTTAAATGTAACCACTCCCTTAAAACCACATAGCACTAACAACAGGATGTGCTCCAgcaatgtatatatcatacatttaacaACTAGcttgaaatatcatttttgtatttgaatttGTTTAATACAGTCATACAGTACAATTTCATTTGCACAGATACTTAATAATGATAACTCTACCAGATACATTGATAGTTATTCTAAATAAGTATTTACCATATATGGAGTAGAGGATACGAAGTTGTCTTGGAACTCTCCAGCCACTTCTTCGGGTGATCCAGTAGGCATAGCAACATTTCGGCGTTTGAATAACTAAAGAAAAAACATGTTAACAACTTTGACAACTTAGATATGCAATCTATAAGTTTAGCTATCTTTTTGAATTTTGAGATATATGTCAAATAAGATTTTCATAGCAACTATTCCTTCCCAATGAAATGCACACTTTGAAACAGTCTgtgataaacattttgatatgaTCTCTGATATAATATTACAGCATCATTTTCAGCACATTTTCTTCTTATAACCTTCAACGAATTTTTGGAAAACTCTGTTAAACAATTTCAACCACtataaaaatttaaacaatttgtTCATTTAAATAGGTTTTGATTCTGATGTATGACTTCTGTTACATCATACCTGTTGATCTCTCTTTTGTTTCCTAATTTGAATGCCTTCCTCTTCCCGTCGCCTTCGTAACTCTTGTGAATCCAAAGCCTTGTTTTTGTAAGCCTTCAATCTATGGCTAGCAGGGCTAGATGAATCTGCAGACATCTGGAGAAAACAAAAAGGTTTTGAATTTTAGAATAAATGAGTATTCTTATTGTATATCACTGAACATCAAATAAAATAGTAAGTGGAAATACATTGTACTACCAGTAAAACATATATCAGCCAATTAGCCATGTGTtatatttgatgttatatatgatCATGGCATTAGGTATACTATGGAGAACGTTGTGGGAAGTGCCGAAACGTCCGAGGAAGGAGAATcaaccagatgatgggaccggCCAGCATTGGATTCAGTTATCCAGTGTATTCAAGGCATCATCGACAAACCGAATGGGCTACTCATACATACTAGATGTTGAACTACCATTTTCTACTGACCTAAGAATGCTCATCTTCTTATCTGCAAATAAAACTCCTaccaaataaaatataagtCCCCTATGTAGTATTTGGAAACTAAACTGACCTTAGTTGCCTTTTTGTCATGGATCCGAGGGGGCTTATTAGTTGAGGATATTTATAGTAACCAATCATTTTTACTATTCTTGCCCAATATATTTGgtgaaaaaaatggaaaaaaatagcAAACACTGAATTTGTATGTTCAATCTGCTGTTAAATGTTGTCACCATTATTGTGTTTTGTGCAACCTACAACAGTGATAACATTAATTGATCTTCTCTTATTTTTAGGAGTATTCAAGTCTTGAAGTGGTGTGTGTTGCAGGTAATTTTGCATTCCACCAGTATCATAAGTTAACAATTGATACCCCTTTCCATCTTACAATCTCAACCATAGGAAACCGAATACAAGAAACCTCACTTGCCTGTATGCCGACAGTGATCACAGTCGTTAAGACAAAACTTAGCAAAAGATGGAATGATGTAGGCACTAAATCAGTAACTAACTTGCAAGCACTCCTTACACATGAAGAACACTGATTATAGACATCAAGACAAAACTAGCAAAAGTTGAAGTCATTTAGGGGCTAAAACTTGTGACACTGTGCTCCATATAAGCCAACCAAAAAGGCTGAAGGGAAATTCCTGTTAGTCAGAGCtagtatatagagaatacatggtcagtgtcttaaaatataagctgtattttggcgagggtaaagaaagacaaaagtggcgagccttggcgagccacttttgtctttctgtcccgagccaaaaatacagcttatattttaagacactgaccatgtattctatttatcctgcaacatacatcaaaataatcatcaaaaataattattttgaagtgaaacggtgtcaaaaatgacagaaatatattcgccttttaaacgtagtttcactttgaagtaggtcagtcgaactgacgcacgtgctaagattccaaaatacagctgttttccgtcactgccgtatacagcaaaaatatatacggtgggtgtattccgacaatgcggtggcagttgcaggataaatatatatatggcgATACTTAATTTACCTACATTCATTTTCACAGAGGGATCTGACAGGTTATATTAATGCAAAACTTTTTGAATTCCATTTCAAATAATTGGGCAATAACTGCAAGATTCATGACCCAGGGCTCAACAAAAGCATTCATCTGCTTGTCCTGATGAGCAGATTTTGCTGATGGACAAGACAATTTCATTGTACACTAGGTCCTAGTCTtagaacaattttttttttcatgtttttccATGTACTTTTTGAATAAAGCTGCCTACCTATCAATTGGTTGATCATGATATGCAAGACTATGTGCGCGTGATGTTGGGTACAATTGCTGTTAGTGAATTTTCCAGACTAGTGAATTCCGAGTCTGGACAAGAACCGGGTCACAAGTTTGACAGACTATTGCTTTTGAAAGTTTTAGTCGGGGCCCCAAGACCCCATTTTATGTGAAATAACAATCAGAAGTGAAAAGCTACATTTTGTATGCTTGGACAAACCATCAACAATGAACCAAAGCTCTGCATATATGTCGGGATTATGTTGATATGTGGGGCAGTTAAATGATGAGAGACAACTTGGTTACAGAGCCAGTATTCAGATTCAGTGACACATGTCATTCACTGTAAATGGTTAGCTCTATCTATATAATCAAATGGTTTAAATTTATTGAAGTAAAATCGTATGATCAGGTACCCAAGCGTGGTCCAGGAtgtcaaatgtacatgtacagtacctGTAAGACACCATCGATCACATTTAATACTTTACTCGTTATTACTCTTATTAATATAACTTCTGAGTTGGTAACAATTAACTTGAACCATTCAAGATTATATCCGAAAATGAAGTTTTAGTTTCAGTTTCACATTTTTATCGAAATAATACCCTAACTGGTCTATCTACGAGTATGACGTCTCAAGTCTCATGCCAGCCAGATCCCATTGCTGTACCCGCTCATTACTTGGGTAAAATGTTAACTCTGAGCCATACAAGATAGCTATTCAAAACAAATGACTGGATGCTAGTACTGCATTGAATTTCAAGCGGAAATTACATTTTCAGTCAGATCGTGCCAGTCTTTCAGAGAAACCACTTGTTTGTGCTGTAATTTTGTATGACGTCTGAAAGAATTCTTCGTATCAGTCAGTAATATTGTCGAATGAAGTTTGCTTGAATTCATATACTGAACCAACATCGACCCCGTTACTCACTTCGATTGGCATTTATGTGTAGATTTCAGTTCCCAGTTCCGATTCTTGCTTTCTTCCCTTCCACTTCGACATTCACAAATAAAGACGAAGCGAGCATGCGTTTCCGTCAGATGTTATTTCGCGGAAAAATAAAATACGATTTATCaacgaaaataaaatatgtcaaaGGAGACAATTTATATAAGGAAAATGTAGTTATGTATGCATAAATATAGAAAAATTAAcatgaaattgatatttacGTCATTTGGAGATTTACCGTGATTACCGTTTCaacaatatggctgcccccatgaACGAGGAATGTGACTGCAGtgattttatgaaatttcaggTATTTTGAAAAGATGAGCATTGATAAGTGATTTTGTACCTCTCTGTTTTCAATTATTGAAAAGATGTATGGCATGttgtattacatacatgtaatagatATTTGGTAGTTTAGATCAATGATATGACTTTCGTCTGTACCACGAGTTTAGCACTGGCCGGTTCAAGAACGATAACCTAAGCTATCAGGGCGGTGATTCTTTGAGTTGATATAGTTTTAACCTTAATTTTGGTATTGTAAAAAATAAGCGAATCATAACATTAAGTCGACTGATGTAAGtcttttaatatatgtatatgttcatTCATATCATCATAGTAACGTTATCGATAATGAACAAATAATAATCAAGTACGACAACTCTGCAATTAATACACATCATGACCTTTGCATTTGCATCATCTAAGGTCATCATGAAAAAGATGTTAGTCCCTTATGATATGTTAAATATATGAACTACTTTACACATTTACCAAAAATTATTAATTGATTGTTATGGATATATATAGAGGCCGGCTTACAGTAGGCCTATCAATTATTTATCTTAAtgttaaaaacattgtttttaagTATAATTTCCCATCAAAAGATGCCCATTATATGCAACACTATCCCAGTAAGATCCGGGGTCCTCCAAAGTTCGGTCCTCAGGCCGAGCCTTTTTCTGATCCAATAATGAAATAGATTGGATGAGTATTTTCAGAGAAATGTTGaaggatataattatatatttcgATAATATTTGTTGTTTACTTCCAGCACTTAGAAGCAGCCATAGATAAAATCAGTGattatttatgcaaaatttcagaaatttgCCCAAAATCATTTGCTACAATAACTTAATCAGTGCTGTGGAATTAATtcagttttaacaaatttaaaaattgaAGAGTTAGGaattttttgagaaaataaattcacaataagTTAGTCTAGTATTGTTAACTTGTTGTCATCTGACAGTGTTGTTACTTATTTGCAGGTTTAgctgtatacatgtttatatcagGTTCTAAAAGATTAACATTTGATATGAGTTTGTGCAATCAAATTCCCAGGTTgctaatatttattttttttccctttctttCTTTCGCTTTCTTCCACCCTCTTGCTATCCAATCTAAACCCTTCCTTCCATCACCAACTGTGTATTAGTACCAgaaaatgtatcatttatcatatatatcagCTAAATTTCATGTGGTATTGAGTGTACCTGATTCAGATGAAAATGTTCAGCCGATTGgctgatttcagcctttttgagaatatcagtgtaatgtaaacttgtaaTTTTTCCCATTGAAAAGATTGAGTAATCTAATTTTCAGCCTTTTTGCCCTTAGTCCATTTTCTTCTCTGCTGGTTTCACTGGTTGTGTCGGCGAAGGTAGCCAAGAATACCTTTAGAAAGCAGAAGGATTTGTGTATGTAAtgttaaatgtaaactttatttattttacaacaattgcgaaacaagttatatcaacttatattaatcacgcttgttggcccggatggaatcGTGCAGGGATCTtcctgtgggaggaaactggagtacccacgtGGTCGGGTAGGTGACTCGATACCTTTCACGTCCGgttggggaatcgaaccccggccacctaggtgaaaggcaagtgtgttaccactggGCCACCCGACCACCAAGGATTTGTGTTTTAGAAAAGCAGTCTACCTACATCAACAAGACCAGATAGGCCACATACATGTTCTTCATCTTACAAAACTCCACATTCTGTTTTTGTTGGTGTTCCTTATTATCATTCTTCTTTCTATCTTGAATTCTTTATCCCTGTCTTCGTTCAAAAACATGATACCCCCTTGTTAAGAAAATGacataagttgtataacttttgtccaatccatttgctTTTATGtgcaataaaatttatttaaactaAGCATTGTTAATTACTTATGTAACAGATAGAGACGGTTTCCAATCCCGATATGTACATCCCTGATTAAGTATAGTCGatcaaataaaattaatgttttgCAAAAACAGGTGCTGTTtgaatcaaaataaaaaacaactgCCTTGATCTCTGAACTGAAGTTAAATGTTGGTCAAGGTGATTCTCCTGCAATCTGAAGTTTTTCTTCGATATCAGCTATACATTGTAGGACATCAAAGAGACCAAAATGGATCTGCTGGCAATTAACTGCCTCCATTGTAAAACTCCCCCTCTTCCTTTCTTTCCTGTCTGCTCTTTCCTCTCCTAGATTTGTTTCTTTGGTACATGTCTCTTTGACACCTATTTCAATATGACACTGGCTTTCTGGCTGTTGGTGACCACCCCTTGTCACCTGTCCTCATACGAcattggctgttggtgtcccccttgACACCTGGCTATTGAAAGGATGTTTAATcttgtaaaaacaaaatcttttgGTCACTTATAAGAAATCTGATATGTTTGAATGTCAAATTTGGAATAAAGGCAAAAGATTGTTAGACTGGTTTAGGCCTTTAtgctttttagctcaccggacaggtctggtgagcttatgtcatggcacggcgtccgtccgtcgtacgtcaacatttgcttcaaatcactacttgtcattaagttcttattggatttgaccaaatttggtcagaaacatcctttggggaaagggatcagattttgcataaatgattacttagacccctaaggggccagaggggcggggctcAATCGGGTAAATTGATACAATTCCTtgaaatcgctactagtcatgaagttataaatggatttgaacttaatttggtcagaaacatccttgggggaaggtaaacagattttgcataaatgttgaTTGTGATCCCCAATGGGGCTAAAGGGACATGGCCCAATAGGGGATATAGAGGTTATTCCCttaatcgctacttgtcataaagttaagaatggatttgaacccaatttagtcagaagcatccttggggaaaggggaacagattttgcattaatggttgctgtgaccctccatcccataaccatgtatagcatcgTTGGATGTTAAGGGATAAACACTTTTCTGATCTAAAAATAGGCTCAAGGGTCTCCCCACTCTAAGGGACTTTAATAGTTTCTtttaacacaatcatgttgtaaaaacaatccctgAGGTCTTCTCacacccttagagagtctggactttgttatttctttaagaagttgggatccccacactgTAACCATGCATATATTGCATTGTtcgagattgacaaataaagctacgtattaacgaattgaacatgaacattattttggcagttggtcaaatccaactaggtgagcgatacaggccccaagggcctcttgtttgtattttgaaCTAATGCAAACATTTGATCGGATTAAAAGGGTTAGAAATGAAAATAGGGTAGGtattttgttattcatttgtacattgtatctttTTTGTCTTAATATGTTTTTTAAGTAACATTGTTACTCATATCATGATCACAAACACATGTTTCATGGAGTACAGTAGAGACGCAATCTAAATTCAAAATGCCTGAATTGTAATTCTTTCATTTTCTTGAACCCAAGTTGACTAGACAGTGACCCCTATCACAAATTACATGAGTATTATGTATGTGGAATTTGCTAATGGCCAAAGGACCTTTTCTTTTTATGGCTCTTTATAGAAGTGgatgttttttctttattttataggAGGGTCTGAAGGCTATGCGTATGGTTGACGATAGGATAATACATGGTTTGAACACTGCAATACCCACCAAATTATTTGCACAGAAAGTAGATGTAACAGAAACATGTAAAAATCTTTATGAAGAGGTAAGATCAGCTGTACATTATCTGGAGagttttacattaaattttatGTGTTACATTATCATTAATTGACAATTTCTGTATAGATATACCTATGTAAAAAGCTCTGTTTTAGAAGACCATATAAATATCTTAACTTTGTTGTTCCTAACCATCGAAGTTTCAGTAAGTTTActtgaaatataaaattcaGTTTTGGTCtttgctgtttttatttttcaatccTTGCAATATTTCATTGATGCTAATTTCTGTAATCAACAAAGGTCAATGCCCAAATCtattattgttattaatatttttgtacCTACCTTGAACTTAAAGCAGATAAACTGAACACAAAGtattaacaaaacaaagcaCTTTTGATGGAGACCTagaataaaaacagattttccAGAAAGGTAATCATGAATTATCTAATTGCAAACACAAAAAGGACTCTGGAAATTATTATATTCTAGGTGTATTTAGACATTTCTAGTGTGAATGGAgtgttttagacatttttcgTTGTCTTGATTAACATTAAAGTCAAAACAACATCTCTCCATGCAGCAGGATCTACTCTATGGGGAAGGATGAAAGCTCACAGGTTGGACTGACTGGTTATTTTAAGGTGCACTGATTCTCAACATCCTGCAGTGCCATTGATAAATTACTTTTGATTGCAAGGAAAAATAAGCAGCTAATCAACTTGGCCTGCTTTCCACCCTTCTTAGTTCTTAAACACCTCTAAGGATAGTTCTAAATACACATGCACTAAAATAAattgtcaggtccctgtggaaAATAAGGTACAACCTGACAGACTACAACAGGTTGTCATCAACATCCATGCTTTGTAAGCATGTAGGTAATTTACTAATGTTTCAGTTAGatcaaagaaaatgttaatCATTATGAGGTGTATGCTGTTTATTGCAGATTATTAAATCACACCAGGGAAGAGAGCGAGCGATACGTAAATGTGTAAATGAAGCAGCAATTAGTGTCAAAGAATTAAGTAAACAACGTGATAATGACATGGACAATATGGAGTTGCTAAAAGACTTACGGAAATCGCAAACAAAGGTAAAAATATTGACAGGTTAGGGAAGTTGATGTCATTTTAaacttatgaaattttaaatttcactGATACACATTGTAGAAAATCATTTATATGGAGTCTCACTTATCGGATAGGGTTATTCCAGAAATAATAATATGAGAGGAACCCCAACATCCACAAATTATGCGTAAACCTTTTGACTTGATTgggaactgctgatgtgatgAACCTCACCACGCTGTATTTCGGGACTGTCTGGGTGTCAAGTAgcagcgggggcatttatgtcttacagacattttctagtttttataaaatttgCACAGAAGCATCttcttaatatattttcataaaaattatatatctcAATTTGCCATATATCAAACATATCTTAATTTATCTGTAGAAATCCCATAATTATCTAGCTAGATTAATTAAGAAATGTTTGAGCCTTACAAAAGTAATGACATTGTGTTCCCATCAGTATCTTCAGTACAGATTTCCCAATGCACTAGGTGGTCTAGTTTTATATTGGCTATTCCCACCAAGTTTGCTTGTCCAGAAGAAAGATATTTTGATGCTGAGACTAGTTCTTATCATTTAAAGGCATCAACATATACAGAATACCCATTTAACATGATATCTAGTGTCATACACGATATTCAGAAATGAATTAATAACTAAATGAGGAAAAGCAAAAGCACAATTGGTGATGAAATCCATTGTTACTCTGTTAACCAAAtcttataaaacatataaagcATAGTATCAATACCCATGATTGGTTGTTTGACTTAATGCTACCATCACATTTGCTCAGTGTCATGGTTAATATTTTAACACATACCGGTATTTGAAGTTTCTTGACATATTCCatgaatacatatacatgtggtATTTTATTACCTTTTCAGTTGCGGCTAATGAAATCAGAATTTTATGTAGATGAAGTTGTGAATGACAGAACATTTAAAGTAAGTAAGAAATTATAGcaatacatgtagttgatatACATAGTATTCTCTCTACCACAATGGTCCTCCGATCACCCCATACTGTCCAATAgttgatataaacagtcttcTCTCTACCACAATTGTCCTCTGATCACCCCATACTGTCCAATAgttgatataaacagtcttcTCTCTACCACAATTGTCCTCTGATCACCCCATACTGTCCAATAgttgatataaacagtcttcTCTCTACCACAATTGTCCTCCGATCACCCCATACTGACCAATAgttgatataaacagtcttTTCTCTACCACAATTGTCCTCTGATCACCCCATACTGTCCAATAgttgatataaacagtcttcTCTCTACCACAATTGTCCTCCGATCACCCCATACTGTCCAATAgttgatataaacagtcttcTCTCTACCACAATTGTCCTCCGATCACCCCATACTGTCCAATAgttgatataaacagtcttcTCTCTACCACAATTGTCCTCCGATCACCCCATACTGTCCAATAgttgatataaacagtcttcTCTCTACCACAATTGTCCTCTGATCACCTCATACTGTCCAATAgttgatataaacagtcttcTCTCTACCACAATTGTCCTCTGATCACCGCATACTGTCCAATAgttgatataaacagtcttcTCTCTACCACAATTGTCCTCTGATCACCCCATACTGTCCAATAgttgatataaacagtcttcTCTCTACCACAATTGTCCTCTAATCACCTCCCATACTGTCCAATAgttgatataaacagtcttcTCTCTACCACAATTGTCCTCTGATCACCCCATACTGTCCAATAGTTGATATAAACAGTCTAGCTCTCTACCACAATTGTCCTCTGATCACCTCCCATACTGTCCAATAgttgatataaacagtcttcTCTCTACCACAATTGTCCCCAATCACCTGCCAGACTGTCCAATAgttgatataaacagtcttcTCTCTACCACAATTGTCCTCTAATCACCCATACTGTCCAATAgttgatataaacagtcttcTCTCAACCACAATGGTCCTCTGATCACCCCATACTGTCCAATAgttgatataaacagtcttcTCTCTACCACAATTGTCCTCTAATCAC is a window encoding:
- the LOC117327953 gene encoding coiled-coil domain-containing protein 58-like yields the protein MAAPMNEECDCSDFMKFQEGLKAMRMVDDRIIHGLNTAIPTKLFAQKVDVTETCKNLYEEIIKSHQGRERAIRKCVNEAAISVKELSKQRDNDMDNMELLKDLRKSQTKLRLMKSEFYVDEVVNDRTFKAFYERCGTAYKFPNKPIL